A region of Nostoc sp. C052 DNA encodes the following proteins:
- a CDS encoding DUF4262 domain-containing protein, translating into MGSYVEFLNIIIDCVDKQGWAIMPIFGENVRFCYTIGLWQNYKHPEIIMVGLPMELSSNTLSFAACQIQHSKKVYQPDIEYFEEFFENSKTIFKPVAKSNYDYYFGMALRYYGNIEVPPLQLFWQNENGEYPWNATVDFSEQPDLSIDFKVENVK; encoded by the coding sequence ATGGGGAGTTATGTTGAATTTCTGAATATAATTATTGACTGTGTTGATAAACAAGGTTGGGCAATAATGCCTATCTTTGGAGAGAATGTTAGGTTCTGTTATACGATTGGGCTGTGGCAAAATTACAAACACCCTGAAATTATCATGGTTGGGCTTCCTATGGAACTATCCTCAAACACTTTAAGTTTTGCTGCTTGTCAAATCCAGCATAGCAAGAAAGTTTATCAACCAGATATAGAGTATTTTGAAGAGTTTTTTGAAAATTCAAAGACAATATTTAAGCCAGTTGCTAAATCGAATTACGATTATTATTTTGGTATGGCTTTGCGGTATTATGGCAATATTGAAGTCCCTCCTCTGCAACTCTTTTGGCAAAACGAGAATGGAGAGTATCCTTGGAATGCTACAGTGGACTTTAGCGAACAGCCCGACTTATCCATTGACTTTAAGGTTGAAAATGTCAAATAA
- a CDS encoding serine/threonine-protein kinase: MKEKARIGLDQSSRKSSVLLLNNRYQIISALGSGGFGDTYLARDTYLPSNSKCVIKRLRPTTQDAEIDRVIHQSFATEARILEKIGRECDRVPKLYAYFSENKQFFLAQEYIQGYTLEKLINSIGVTSEIQVKNILLNLLQTLQYLHSNEIIHRDIKPENIILRYPDLIPILIDFGSIKETMRSSGLALGTVVLGTPGYMPPEQQQGMPQFSSDIYSLGMTGIFLLTGKNPLELERDATGVIDWSQYGRISPSMLEVLQTATHPNLKIRYGSVEEMILAIHQHEKNQKTTLAIKLPDSELKKDEINPLISIVLIFSILLTVAGLFSQDRTNRPVNEKANSNSILK; encoded by the coding sequence ATGAAGGAAAAAGCCAGGATTGGGTTAGATCAGAGTTCTCGAAAGAGTTCGGTCTTACTACTAAATAACCGCTACCAAATCATTTCCGCTTTGGGTTCTGGTGGGTTTGGCGATACGTATCTGGCCAGAGATACCTACTTACCGTCCAATTCTAAATGCGTCATCAAAAGGTTGCGTCCCACCACGCAAGACGCGGAAATTGATCGCGTCATTCATCAAAGCTTTGCTACAGAAGCCCGAATTCTGGAGAAAATAGGGCGAGAGTGCGATCGCGTTCCCAAGCTTTACGCCTATTTTTCTGAGAATAAACAGTTTTTCTTGGCTCAGGAGTACATCCAAGGCTACACATTAGAAAAGCTGATTAACTCAATTGGAGTTACCAGCGAAATTCAAGTTAAAAATATTTTGTTAAATTTATTGCAGACTTTGCAGTATTTACATAGTAATGAAATTATTCATCGCGATATCAAGCCAGAAAATATTATTTTACGTTATCCCGATTTAATTCCAATTTTGATTGACTTTGGCTCCATCAAAGAGACGATGCGAAGCAGTGGGTTAGCCTTGGGTACAGTTGTTCTTGGAACTCCTGGATACATGCCTCCAGAACAACAACAGGGAATGCCCCAATTCTCCAGCGATATATATTCCTTGGGGATGACTGGTATATTCCTACTCACTGGGAAAAACCCTTTGGAACTCGAAAGAGATGCAACTGGAGTTATTGATTGGAGCCAGTACGGTCGAATTTCTCCTAGTATGCTAGAGGTGTTGCAGACAGCGACACATCCCAATTTAAAGATTAGATACGGCAGTGTCGAGGAGATGATTTTAGCAATTCATCAACATGAGAAAAACCAAAAAACAACGCTGGCAATTAAACTGCCAGATTCTGAATTAAAAAAAGACGAAATCAATCCGCTAATTTCTATTGTGTTAATTTTTTCCATTTTATTAACAGTAGCGGGGTTGTTTTCTCAAGACCGGACAAACCGACCCGTGAATGAAAAAGCTAATTCCAACTCTATATTAAAGTAA
- a CDS encoding DEAD/DEAH box helicase: protein MHQDRNCLSEKLTLREDQLDIIKEIGQHLTAKEDRILVYAPTGSGKTFTLAQLINQYLSASKHLFIVNRDALILQAYNEFKQAGLESGVYAGEYSSLLNKTLPIQIASAQTINARGMEWFEADFVHLDECHLTAYCAISQGYFDKLNNVIIGWTATPERLARDEELGDKFNVMVKGLMPWQMIELGLLKKPIYYSLSKKIQYNVKHQNTIAVAINEYQRLAANRQVICFTQDVEQAHEIAHQFNERGMPFAAIDSTMKPAYRQTMYNSLEAGEIVGLSSFDALSEGFNVKRVSCIILMRDTDSASKYFQQKGRGLRQFPGIDDCIILDMVGLSSDNRFGTIQDILDVSLKTSFSKQVGNFPKKVCPSCDAVLAAFEKQCPQCKYRFPIKEMPPLSLEEKLLQKIPAKDRAAVLSARTLRKKAYFEGGSLVSTTQILGNSNGKIIEPQYLRGAIFGNKATVLEESKFLTYLQSVAVNEGKSQDWVRSEFSKEFGLTTK from the coding sequence ATGCATCAAGATCGTAACTGCTTATCCGAAAAATTAACACTGCGAGAAGACCAGCTAGATATTATCAAAGAAATTGGTCAGCATTTAACCGCAAAAGAGGACAGAATTCTCGTTTACGCCCCGACTGGCAGTGGGAAAACATTTACTTTAGCCCAATTAATTAACCAGTATCTATCTGCAAGCAAGCACTTGTTCATCGTAAATCGCGACGCTTTAATTCTCCAAGCTTACAACGAATTCAAGCAAGCTGGACTAGAATCTGGTGTTTACGCTGGCGAGTATAGCAGCCTCCTTAATAAAACTTTACCGATTCAAATTGCCTCGGCTCAAACGATTAATGCTAGAGGCATGGAGTGGTTCGAGGCAGATTTTGTTCACTTAGATGAGTGCCATCTGACCGCTTACTGCGCCATCTCCCAAGGGTATTTTGATAAGCTCAACAATGTAATTATTGGCTGGACGGCGACACCGGAAAGGTTAGCTCGCGACGAAGAACTTGGAGATAAATTCAATGTGATGGTCAAGGGTTTGATGCCTTGGCAGATGATTGAGTTAGGGCTTTTGAAAAAGCCGATTTATTACAGTTTAAGTAAAAAGATTCAATATAACGTCAAGCATCAAAATACAATTGCTGTCGCTATCAACGAATATCAAAGGCTAGCAGCAAATCGCCAAGTAATTTGCTTTACTCAAGATGTCGAGCAAGCTCATGAAATAGCCCATCAATTTAATGAGAGGGGAATGCCGTTTGCCGCGATCGATAGCACCATGAAACCAGCGTATCGGCAAACGATGTACAATTCGTTGGAGGCAGGGGAAATTGTCGGGTTGAGTTCGTTCGATGCACTTTCCGAAGGTTTCAACGTGAAAAGAGTTTCCTGCATTATCCTGATGCGAGATACTGATTCAGCAAGCAAGTATTTTCAACAAAAAGGTCGGGGTTTGAGGCAGTTTCCAGGGATAGATGATTGCATCATTTTAGATATGGTGGGATTGTCTAGCGACAATCGATTTGGCACAATTCAAGACATCCTTGATGTCAGCTTGAAGACATCTTTTTCTAAACAGGTGGGCAACTTCCCCAAAAAGGTTTGTCCTAGTTGCGATGCAGTACTTGCTGCTTTTGAAAAACAATGTCCCCAATGCAAGTATAGATTCCCGATAAAGGAGATGCCTCCTTTGTCTTTGGAAGAAAAGTTATTACAGAAAATCCCAGCCAAAGACAGGGCAGCGGTACTTTCTGCTCGGACACTCAGAAAAAAAGCTTATTTTGAAGGGGGATCGCTGGTATCGACGACGCAGATATTAGGAAATAGCAATGGTAAAATTATTGAACCTCAATATTTAAGAGGTGCTATTTTTGGAAACAAGGCTACGGTCTTAGAAGAAAGCAAATTTCTCACGTACTTACAATCGGTTGCAGTAAATGAAGGAAAAAGCCAGGATTGGGTTAGATCAGAGTTCTCGAAAGAGTTCGGTCTTACTACTAAATAA
- a CDS encoding DUF4230 domain-containing protein — translation MKNFCLSLLALSLLAMGFALNKSQILGLLRQEKPVILLGEETEKEVINSDFNIESLRKVGEIGRTVISTEVAIPLTKENLILNLVPSETKFYFFAQGEATSSIDLGELTANDIKISDDLIEIQLPRPNLRNLTFRMGKAEVADLQEQGEIEAFEKVTKKLCTDGILQQPIAPSASELAQILALTQNKPVRVNKPSLSLDECIKIVTAYPKN, via the coding sequence ATGAAGAATTTTTGCCTATCACTGCTGGCATTATCACTACTGGCAATGGGTTTTGCTTTGAATAAGTCACAAATTCTGGGCTTATTGAGACAAGAGAAACCCGTTATTTTGTTGGGAGAAGAGACAGAAAAAGAAGTTATCAATTCTGATTTCAATATCGAGAGTCTCCGCAAAGTTGGTGAAATCGGAAGAACTGTGATTTCAACAGAAGTCGCGATTCCCTTAACTAAGGAGAATTTAATTTTGAATTTGGTTCCCAGCGAAACCAAATTTTATTTTTTTGCCCAAGGGGAAGCAACCTCAAGCATTGATTTGGGAGAGTTGACAGCAAACGATATAAAAATATCCGACGACCTAATCGAAATCCAACTTCCTCGTCCCAATTTGAGAAATTTAACATTCCGCATGGGGAAAGCAGAGGTTGCAGATTTGCAAGAACAAGGTGAAATTGAAGCCTTTGAAAAAGTTACTAAAAAATTATGTACTGACGGAATTTTACAACAACCCATAGCCCCATCAGCAAGCGAGTTAGCTCAGATTTTAGCGTTAACTCAAAATAAACCAGTCAGAGTCAACAAGCCATCATTATCTTTAGACGAATGCATCAAGATCGTAACTGCTTATCCGAAAAATTAA
- a CDS encoding DUF2227 family putative metal-binding protein, whose amino-acid sequence METDKLVFVLMVGWVAWFFTAAVSLIFSTSIIFSILLTSGYLEGAFLLREDLKFRYWGHLRIIWLPYQKVVKFPSKIPIVNILLQLAYLLAFFLFAQFLLYGIFSLPNSANKPVINLLLSLVLTLRSHLWELLVWLIGIVGGNYVGRRE is encoded by the coding sequence ATGGAAACAGACAAATTAGTGTTTGTACTAATGGTTGGGTGGGTTGCATGGTTTTTTACCGCTGCGGTTTCCCTGATTTTTTCGACATCGATTATTTTCTCCATCCTACTTACTTCCGGCTACCTTGAAGGAGCTTTCCTGCTCCGCGAGGATTTAAAATTTCGCTATTGGGGACATCTAAGAATTATCTGGTTGCCATACCAGAAGGTGGTGAAATTTCCCAGCAAAATACCAATTGTAAATATTCTTTTACAATTGGCATACTTGTTAGCATTTTTTTTGTTTGCCCAGTTTTTACTGTATGGAATCTTCTCGCTGCCCAACTCGGCAAACAAGCCTGTAATCAACTTGTTACTCTCACTGGTGCTGACGTTGCGATCGCATCTGTGGGAATTACTCGTTTGGCTAATCGGGATTGTAGGTGGGAATTATGTGGGGAGGAGGGAATGA
- a CDS encoding M23 family metallopeptidase: MIDNNSRLLFLENQWNNAVSKLPPEKALEVLEREIAQVRSSSGIDSSSIEQKVYTLISMGIDYPTALAIANGKINFQSEASKSTRVDPDQELKAMLLASRSTSTTRYPEAIPPTIAAQWQAIPQAVPVPAPHYIDNSSEAKERGWAVVTGSVVACLILSIWFTVKPSTGLPDVTRSFVFENSQSSSKPPPTKLERAARFGDRIGKFSVSSGFGWRIHPIYKTRMFHGGVDTPIPYGFTLLMPGRKGTSGSVKCWGGEGLNSSSAGGGFVATITSNDPRYKNMKLLAMHLKPNSCIAGNHAAGEKIAEGGNSGASTGPHLHLTQKVNGKTIPPSLTPIKEILGIYNAN, translated from the coding sequence ATGATCGACAACAATAGTAGGTTGTTGTTTTTAGAGAACCAGTGGAACAATGCCGTCAGTAAGCTACCTCCCGAAAAAGCTTTAGAGGTCTTAGAAAGAGAAATTGCCCAAGTCAGGTCATCATCGGGGATAGACTCTTCCTCTATCGAACAGAAGGTCTATACATTGATCAGTATGGGAATCGACTACCCAACTGCATTAGCGATCGCCAATGGCAAGATTAATTTCCAATCAGAAGCTTCAAAGTCTACTAGAGTCGATCCCGACCAAGAGCTAAAGGCAATGCTGTTGGCATCTAGAAGTACGAGTACAACTCGATATCCCGAAGCTATCCCGCCAACGATCGCCGCGCAGTGGCAAGCAATTCCTCAAGCTGTACCTGTACCTGCACCGCATTACATAGATAATTCCAGTGAAGCTAAAGAACGGGGCTGGGCAGTGGTAACAGGGTCGGTGGTGGCCTGCTTGATTCTGTCTATTTGGTTTACTGTTAAACCATCAACCGGCTTACCAGATGTTACGAGGTCGTTTGTTTTTGAAAATTCTCAAAGTTCTAGCAAACCTCCACCGACTAAATTAGAACGTGCTGCCAGATTTGGCGATCGCATTGGCAAGTTTTCTGTGAGTTCCGGGTTCGGCTGGCGCATTCACCCGATTTACAAAACCCGAATGTTTCACGGGGGAGTGGATACGCCAATACCTTATGGGTTTACACTTTTGATGCCGGGAAGAAAAGGAACCTCTGGAAGCGTAAAGTGCTGGGGTGGGGAAGGGCTAAATAGCAGTTCTGCTGGTGGTGGCTTCGTAGCAACCATTACCTCCAATGATCCTCGCTACAAAAACATGAAGCTTTTGGCGATGCATCTCAAGCCTAATTCTTGCATTGCGGGCAACCATGCTGCTGGAGAAAAAATTGCGGAAGGGGGAAATAGTGGAGCAAGCACTGGCCCACACTTGCATTTAACTCAAAAAGTCAACGGCAAAACCATTCCTCCTTCCCTAACTCCAATCAAGGAGATTTTGGGTATCTACAATGCAAATTAG
- a CDS encoding transposase, with translation MSSIELLLPAQPFPISYYYLTPDDHKKIQDFCRMSGDKESGLVNQYVRGFISLHRDYYLALASLDARYRGLSSEKWVDIILAKGMKGMPDYQEQPNGDEFPKNPLSHIIAPAGDDKVMRSLNFITLGAHNFAFLHVGIFYDQGGIAGYVSRIIREHIIRRWDTSYVPQIEAAKSKKWF, from the coding sequence ATGTCTTCCATAGAATTATTGCTGCCTGCCCAGCCATTTCCCATTTCCTATTACTATCTAACTCCTGACGATCATAAGAAGATTCAGGATTTTTGTAGAATGTCGGGTGATAAAGAATCTGGACTAGTAAACCAGTATGTTCGGGGTTTTATTTCACTCCATCGCGATTACTACTTGGCTCTAGCCAGCTTGGATGCGCGGTATCGCGGATTATCTTCTGAGAAATGGGTGGATATTATTTTGGCTAAAGGTATGAAAGGTATGCCTGACTATCAGGAACAACCCAATGGTGACGAATTTCCCAAAAATCCTTTAAGCCATATTATTGCTCCGGCAGGTGATGATAAAGTAATGCGTAGCCTTAACTTTATTACGTTAGGAGCGCACAACTTTGCATTCTTGCACGTAGGTATTTTCTACGATCAAGGTGGTATCGCAGGTTATGTTTCTCGCATTATCCGCGAACATATCATTCGTAGGTGGGATACTTCGTATGTTCCACAAATAGAAGCAGCAAAATCAAAAAAATGGTTTTAA
- a CDS encoding IS607 family transposase, with translation MKLSDYAKKAGVSYKTAHRWWKAGQLNGYQIPSTGTIIIESDNPIEQEQIALIYARVSSAEAKPNLESQAIRLTNYSIARGYRIYRVVKEIGSGLNDNRKLLSNALQDPNYNILVAEHRDRVTRFGLNYIKLLLEATGKKLEIVNDADNEKDELMQDLVSVITSFVQRIYGLRRAKRKTEKLIAELETNGVEE, from the coding sequence ATGAAACTATCTGATTACGCAAAGAAAGCTGGAGTAAGTTACAAAACGGCACATCGTTGGTGGAAGGCTGGACAACTAAACGGCTATCAGATTCCATCAACAGGGACAATCATTATTGAGTCTGATAATCCAATAGAACAAGAGCAAATTGCTCTAATTTATGCCAGAGTCTCATCGGCAGAAGCAAAGCCAAATTTAGAGAGCCAAGCCATTAGACTAACTAATTATTCTATTGCAAGAGGTTATCGTATTTACAGAGTTGTCAAAGAAATCGGAAGTGGGCTTAATGATAATAGAAAACTTTTGTCAAATGCTTTGCAAGATCCAAATTATAATATTTTGGTTGCAGAGCATCGGGATAGAGTGACTAGATTCGGGTTGAATTACATTAAATTATTATTGGAGGCGACAGGTAAAAAGCTCGAAATTGTTAACGATGCGGATAATGAAAAAGATGAATTGATGCAGGATTTAGTTTCAGTAATTACATCTTTTGTACAGCGCATTTACGGGCTGAGGAGGGCTAAACGTAAAACTGAAAAGTTAATTGCAGAATTGGAAACAAATGGAGTAGAGGAATGA